The following DNA comes from Camelina sativa cultivar DH55 chromosome 14, Cs, whole genome shotgun sequence.
NNNNNNNNNNNNNNNNNNNNNNNNNNNNNNNNNNNNNNNNNNNNNNNNNNNNNNNNNNNNNNNNNNNNNNNNNNNNNNNNNNNNNNNNNNNNNNNNNNNNNNNNNNNNNNNNNNNNNNNNNNNNNNNNNNNNNNNNNNNNNNNNNNNNNNNNNNNNNNNNNNNNNNNNNNNNNNNNNNNNNNNNNNNNNNNNNNNNNNNNNNNNNNNNNNNNNNNNNNNNNNNNNNNNNNNNNNNNNNNNNNNNNNNNNNNNNNNNNNNNNNNNNNNNNNNNNNNNNNNNNNNNNNNNNNNNNNNNNTAGAAGAGAAACCGATTTCCTCTCTATActtgtgttcttgtttcatATTAACAATGTAGAGAGTTTAGGATTAGCGGTTAGGGGCTGCCCTTAAGGCAGCCTATTCTCTTCTCAAATCCACCTAAACTCTTCTTATTTACTGCTTTACTTAGCCTAGATTACTGATTCTTAATCCTCCTTCTCCTAAGTACACAAACTCTAAGTGTTGTGATACTAGAAGAGGATAAGTCTCAAACTAGTGCTTCTCCTAGTTAGGATCCGCTTACTCTCTAGTATTTGGGTTCTATCTAGCTTGTTTATGGGGAGTTCATCACAAGTTGATGTTCTCTCCTCCCCCTTGAGAATGGGTTAGTTTGTTGTGGGTAAAGGGGGATTCATTCACCAAGTGTTTGTCTACCCTCTCTTGTGAGCTTTGTCTCATAAATCCCAACAGTTCTTAGAGGAGATCGCATTGAGAATTCAGTTTATACTGTAAGCAAAAAGCTTAGATGATTCCTCTTCTTTCCTTCTCATCTTTGGATTTGATGCTGAGAATTTCGATTATGTTTCAGTTTGAAATGTTGGAGGATCAGCCCTGTAGAGTAGGTTGCCGTATCAAAGTCGATGCCGAGTCTGCGAAAAATTTCAGGGAAAAGATTGATGATGAATACCGAGCTAATatgtaagtttatatatatatatatatatatgtatgaggtagttttgattgttttttttttcaatttttaatatgaaatgaCTGTGCAGGATTCTTGATAATCTTCCGGTAGCTGTtcttagacaaagaaaagatggGATTCAGTCAACCACTTATGAACATGGTTACCGTGTTGGCTTCAAAGGGAGTTATGAAGGGGTAATACTTCTCTTAAACCTCTGACTACAGATCGTACCTTTTAAGCATTTTCTTGTATTAATCAGGAGTAGCTTGCTTTGCTTTTGTAgagtaaagagaaaaaatattttatccatAACCACTTGAGTTTCCGAGTCATGTACCACAGAGACCAAGAGTCTGACTCTTCTCGCATTGTTGGTTTTGAGGTTACGCCTAACAGGTATTGTCTACTTGGTTATAATCAACATGTATTGATGAGTATGATTTGGTCTCAATTATTATAAGCTactgtttttctctctctccttttggTTAGTGTATTGCATGAGTACAAAGATTGGGATGAAAACAATCCTCAGTTAACAACATGCAACAAAGACACAAAGAATCTGATCCAAAGCAACACTGTTCCTCAAGAAGTTGAGGAAGGAAAAGAAATTGTGTTTACATATGATGTCACCTTTAAGGTAACTCTGAGAGCTCTTTATTTGCGTTCTGTGAACATTTTATGACGTTTGATATATGCAGGAGAGTGAAATCAAATGGGCTTCGCGATGGGACACATACTTGCTAATGAACGATGATCAAATCCACTGGTTTTCAATCATAAACTCACTTATGATTGTCCTTTTCCTCTCTGGAATGGTAGCGATGATCATGATGAGAACTTTATACAAGGATATTTCAAACTACAATCAGCTCGAGACCCAAGACGAGGCTCAGGAAGAAACTGGATGGAAACTTGTACATGGAGATGTCTTTAGGACTCCCGCCAACTCTGGATTACTCTGTGTGTACGTTGGCACAGGTGTTCAGATTTTTGGTATGACCCTTGTGACAATGATGTTTGCATTGCTGGGTTTCTTATCTCCATCCAACAGAGGAGGGCTTATGACTGCCATGGTTCTCTTATGGGTATTCATGGGCATCTTAGCGGGTTACTCCTCTTCTCGTCTTCACAAAATGTTTAAAGGGAACGAGTGGAAAAGAATCACCTTGAAGACTGCATTTATGTTTCCTGGTATACTCTTTGCAATCTTCTTCGTTCTCAACACACTTATATGGGGAGAGCGGTCATCTGGAGCCATTCCCTTTGGTACAATGTTTGCTCTAGTATGTCTCTGGTTTGGAATCTCTGTCCCACTAGTCTTCATTGGTAGCTACTTCGGTCACAAAAAACCAGCAATCGAAGACCCGGTCAAAACAAATAAGATCCCGAGACAAATACCAGAGCAACCTTGGTATATGAAACCTCGTTTTTCAATACTAATTGGAGGAATCCTTCCATTTGGAGCAGTTTTCATCGAGCTATTCTTCATCCTAACATCGATCTGGCTCAACCAATTCTACTACATCTTCGGATTCCTTTTCATCGTGTTCTTGATCTTGATCGTCACCTGCGCAGAGATCACAATCGTTCTCTGCTACTTTCAGCTCTGCAGTGAAGACTACAATTGGTGGTGGAGAGCATACCTCACATCAGGCTCATCCTCACTCTACCTCTTCCTCTACTccatcttctacttcttcacaAAGCTTGAGATCTCAAAACTAGTCTCTGGAGTGCTCTACTTCGGGTACATGATCATCATCTCGTACTCGTTTTTTGTGCTAACCGGCTCAATCGGCTTCTACGCATGTCTATGGTTTGTTAGAAAAATCTACTCCTCAGTGAAGATTGACTGATTAGATTAAGTGACATTACTTTTGATGCCTCTTGAGGTTTGTTGGTTGGTTTAGTAGTAcagttgaaacaaaaaatttaccaAATCTTTGTATCGTTTTGATGAATGGATCCTATATTCAAAACATTTTCAATCATACAGTCATACAGACTACAAAGTTATGCATGTAACTAGATTACAGAATAGTT
Coding sequences within:
- the LOC104742957 gene encoding transmembrane 9 superfamily member 6-like, encoding MAIRIRIYGTLLVLVFLFSTIRAFYLPGVAPRDFQKGDPLYVKVNKLSSTKTQLPYDYYYLNYCKPPKILNTGENLGEVLRGDRIENSVYTFEMLEDQPCRVGCRIKVDAESAKNFREKIDDEYRANMILDNLPVAVLRQRKDGIQSTTYEHGYRVGFKGSYEGSKEKKYFIHNHLSFRVMYHRDQESDSSRIVGFEVTPNSVLHEYKDWDENNPQLTTCNKDTKNLIQSNTVPQEVEEGKEIVFTYDVTFKESEIKWASRWDTYLLMNDDQIHWFSIINSLMIVLFLSGMVAMIMMRTLYKDISNYNQLETQDEAQEETGWKLVHGDVFRTPANSGLLCVYVGTGVQIFGMTLVTMMFALLGFLSPSNRGGLMTAMVLLWVFMGILAGYSSSRLHKMFKGNEWKRITLKTAFMFPGILFAIFFVLNTLIWGERSSGAIPFGTMFALVCLWFGISVPLVFIGSYFGHKKPAIEDPVKTNKIPRQIPEQPWYMKPRFSILIGGILPFGAVFIELFFILTSIWLNQFYYIFGFLFIVFLILIVTCAEITIVLCYFQLCSEDYNWWWRAYLTSGSSSLYLFLYSIFYFFTKLEISKLVSGVLYFGYMIIISYSFFVLTGSIGFYACLWFVRKIYSSVKID